One Lepus europaeus isolate LE1 chromosome X, mLepTim1.pri, whole genome shotgun sequence genomic window carries:
- the KLHL34 gene encoding kelch-like protein 34, with product MSYFLSYCKAHGGSLLTGYQALRAEGFLCDVTLEAEGSEFPAHRSLLACSSDYFRALFKSHTRESQARVIHLHVPSAAGLQRLLDFIYTAWLPLSMDTVEDTLEAASYLQVTEALGLCGRYLERQLAPENCCFAANVAARFGLAHTLDAAERCVVRHLRELLAKGAGPAGLLELNPASLRAILGASEVARVPEARLLGLALAWLRQEPAAERLAHCTALLERIRFCLVPANLLRRMYSGSGLTLPTRIKGLIIQALNYHTAPSRQPLLQGEQTSVRSPQTRILLIGGRRTREAMMEEIAAPREAARGRGAVAEPEEEAEEQEQEGEEELEEEKEWELTQEVVAFDVYNHRWHSLTQLPAPLLGHSVCTLGNFLFVLGGEIPSGSASSPLADGPRTVTAQVHRYDPRSHDWTTVPAMREARAYFWCGAVGESLLAVGGLGAGGEALASVEMYDLRRDRWAPAGVLPRALHGHAGAVGERSVVYISGGKAGRGEGGASSLRDLYALGPGEKAWSKRAPMGTARFGHHLAVLRGKVFAFLGQFEPFSEIERYDPDSDQWTRLRPLPYDRFCYGLAVVEETALLLGGLKWRESRQVPTRNVVGYDLDLDRWEDIGCVLPWAWSGLQCAVLQLADGGDVEKDGELREALDLALG from the coding sequence ATGAGTTACTTCCTGTCTTACTGCAAAGCTCATGGCGGCTCGCTGCTCACCGGGTACCAGGCCCTGCGCGCCGAGGGCTTCCTGTGCGACGTGACACTGGAGGCCGAAGGCAGCGAGTTCCCTGCGCACAGGTCGCTCCTGGCGTGCTCCAGCGACTACTTCAGGGCCTTGTTCAAGAGCCACACGCGGGAATCCCAGGCTCGAGTGATCCACCTGCACGTGCCTTCCGCGGCCGGCCTGCAGCGCCTGCTGGACTTCATCTACACTGCCTGGCTGCCGCTCTCCATGGACACCGTGGAGGATACTCTGGAGGCTGCCAGCTACCTGCAGGTCACCGAGGCCCTGGGCCTGTGCGGCCGCTACCTGGAGCGACAGCTGGCCCCGGAAAACTGCTGCTTTGCCGCCAACGTGGCTGCACGCTTTGGCCTGGCGCACACGCTGGACGCAGCCGAGCGGTGCGTTGTGCGCCACCTGCGGGAGCTGCTGGCAAAGGGCGCGGGTCCCGCAGGGCTGCTGGAGCTCAATCCTGCGTCGCTGAGGGCCATATTGGGTGCCTCCGAGGTGGCGCGGGTGCCAGAGGCCCGGCTGCTGGGCCTGGCGCTGGCCTGGCTGCGGCAGGAGCCCGCGGCGGAGCGCTTGGCTCACTGCACAGCTCTGCTCGAGCGCATCCGCTTCTGCCTGGTGCCCGCCAACCTCTTGCGGCGCATGTACTCGGGCTCCGGCCTCACGCTGCCCACCCGCATCAAGGGCCTCATCATCCAAGCCCTCAATTACCACACGGCGCCTTCCCGCCAGCCGCTATTGCAGGGCGAGCAGACCAGCGTCCGGAGCCCCCAGACGCGCATCTTGTTGATTGGGGGGCGCAGGACGCGGGAGGCCATGATGGAAGAGATTGCAGCTCCCCGGGAGGCAGCTAGGGGCCGGGGCGCTGTGGCAGAGCCCGAGGAAGAAGCAgaagagcaggagcaggagggagaggaagagttggaggaggagaaggagtgggaacTCACTCAGGAAGTGGTGGCCTTCGACGTGTACAACCACCGCTGGCACAGCCTCACGCAGCTGCCCGCACCACTGCTGGGGCACAGCGTATGCACCCTGGGCAACTTCCTGTTTGTCCTAGGCGGGGAGATCCCTTCAGGCAGTGCCTCCTCTCCCCTGGCCGATGGCCCACGGACGGTCACAGCCCAAGTGCACCGATACGATCCACGTTCTCACGATTGGACCACTGTGCCTGCGATGCGCGAAGCGCGGGCCTACTTCTGGTGCGGCGCTGTGGGTGAGAGTCTCCTGGCCGTCGGGGGCCTGGGCGCAGGCGGTGAGGCGCTGGCCTCAGTGGAGATGTATGACTTGCGCAGGGACCGCTGGGCGCCAGCCGGTGTCCTGCCGCGGGCGCTGCATGGCCATGCGGGGGCCGTCGGGGAGCGCAGCGTCGTGTACATCTCTGGGGGCAAAGCAGGGAGAGGTGAAGGAGGTGCGAGCAGCCTGCGGGACTTGTacgccctgggccctggggagaagGCATGGAGCAAAAGGGCACCTATGGGCACCGCCCGCTTTGGGCACCACCTGGCGGTACTACGTGGCAAAGTGTTTGCCTTTCTGGGGCAATTTGAGCCCTTCTCGGAGATTGAACGCTACGACCCTGATTCTGACCAGTGGACTCGGTTGCGGCCACTACCCTATGACCGGTTCTGCTATGGGCTGGCTGTGGTGGAGGAGACAGCGCTGCTGCTGGGAGGCCTCAAGTGGCGGGAATCCCGCCAGGTGCCTACCCGCAATGTGGTGGGCTATGACCTTGACCTGGACCGGTGGGAGGACATAGGCTGtgtgctgccctgggcctggagTGGCCTGCAGTGCGCGGTGCTGCAGCTGGCTGACGGTGGGGACGTGGAGAAGGACGGAGAGCTTAGAGAGGCGCTTGATTTAGCACTGGGCTAA